Proteins co-encoded in one Elusimicrobiota bacterium genomic window:
- a CDS encoding SDR family oxidoreductase yields the protein MRAAIVGASGLLGRALLDVAGQAGLDWEIAAFSRKQPGAMLPGVVWKPLDIGDCDLVRAAITRQNPDVVIHLAALRSPDECEKNPEEAYRVNYLGTRNVALACDRFDTELCFVSSDQVFYGLDARCVHGEDDPPKAANVYGETKILAERYIQAHLRRYFIVRTGKMFGGPNDTFSFINNAFAALRAGSSMRCAVDWAAHATHAAFVAQAIIKLLNRKTYGIYHAVSPGVPNYLEIAQYLADTIGAPRHLAAPSTRQELNLSAGRPERLELSDRLWRHDFGGPLPDWKEGMRLFFRERLAQAPKR from the coding sequence ATGCGCGCAGCGATTGTCGGCGCTTCGGGGTTGTTGGGCCGCGCTTTGCTTGACGTTGCCGGGCAGGCAGGTTTAGATTGGGAAATCGCCGCCTTTTCCAGAAAACAGCCCGGGGCAATGCTTCCGGGTGTTGTTTGGAAACCGCTCGATATCGGAGATTGCGATTTGGTCCGCGCCGCCATCACCCGTCAAAATCCCGACGTGGTGATTCATTTGGCCGCTTTAAGAAGCCCGGATGAATGCGAGAAGAATCCCGAAGAAGCTTATCGCGTCAATTATTTAGGAACGAGGAACGTGGCGTTAGCCTGCGACCGTTTTGATACCGAGCTTTGTTTCGTTTCCAGCGATCAGGTCTTTTACGGTTTGGATGCGCGCTGCGTTCACGGCGAGGACGACCCGCCTAAAGCCGCCAATGTTTATGGAGAAACGAAAATTTTAGCCGAACGTTATATCCAGGCTCATTTGCGCCGTTATTTTATTGTGCGCACCGGGAAAATGTTCGGCGGCCCCAACGACACCTTCAGTTTCATTAACAACGCCTTTGCGGCTCTGCGCGCCGGCTCATCCATGCGCTGCGCCGTTGATTGGGCCGCGCATGCGACGCATGCGGCCTTCGTAGCCCAGGCCATCATCAAGCTCTTGAACCGTAAGACGTACGGAATTTATCATGCGGTGAGCCCGGGCGTTCCCAATTATCTTGAAATCGCCCAATATTTGGCGGACACCATCGGCGCTCCCCGGCATTTAGCCGCGCCCTCGACCAGACAGGAATTGAATTTGTCCGCCGGACGCCCCGAGCGCCTGGAGCTTTCGGATCGCCTGTGGCGCCATGATTTCGGCGGCCCGCTGCCGGATTGGAAAGAAGGGATGCGGCTTTTTTTCCGGGAACGCCTGGCTCAGGCACCCAAGCGGTAA